The sequence below is a genomic window from Parafrankia irregularis.
TCTGGGGCTCACCAGCGCCCCCGACCGGGCCCGCGCGACCTTCTGGCTGCTCGACGCACCCGACAGCCTGGACGTGCAGAGCCACCGCAACCCCGACGGCACCGGCCTGGGGGTCTTCGCCGCCGACGGGACGCCCGACGTCTTCCGTCAGCCGCTCGCCGCCTGGGAGGATCACGACTTCGCCGCGCAGGCGCGGCACCGGACATCCACGACGTTCGTGGCGCACGTCCGGCATGCCTCGACCGGCCGGCGGACCACGGCGAACACCCATCCGTTCTGCCAGCAGGGACGCCTGTTCGCCCACAACGGGGTCATCGAGGGGCTGGACCGGCTGGAAGCCCGGCTCGGGTCGGCGGCGATGCGCACCGTCGCCGGGGACACCGACTCCGAGCGGTTCTTCGCCCTGATCACCACCGAGATCACGAACGCCGACGGTGACATCGGGCGCGGCATCACCGCGGCGGCCCGCTGGGTGGCCGAGAACCTCCCCGTCTACAGCATCAACCTGGTGCTCACCACACCGCGGGAGCTGTGGGCGCTGCGCTATCCCGACACCAACACCCTGTTCCTGCTGCGCCGCGGAGCCGGTGGGCATCACGGTGGTCGGCCCCTCGACCACGTCGACGCCGCCGGCACCACCCGGGTCCGCTCCAGCGACCTGGCGACCGTCGCCTCCGCGGTGGTGGCCAGCGAGCCGATGGACGAACATCCCGACTGGCGGGCGCTGCGCCCCGGTGAGCTGCTCCGGGTGCTGCCCGGCCGGATCACGACGACCCGGATCGCGCTGCCCGACCCGCCGGCGCACCCGCTCACCCTCGCCGACCTGCGCCCCGAGGCGGCCGCCTCCCAGACGGCCGGCCGGCGCGCCGAGCCGGCGGACAGCGCCTCCCAGGCGGGGACCCGGTAGGCGACCGCGTCCAGCAGGCCCGCCAGGCCGGCTGGCCTGCTGGCCTGGCGGGCGGGCTGTGTCGCAGGGCGGGGCGCGGCCGGGGCGGCGGTGCCGCGGGCCGGCCAGGGTCGATCAGGGTCGATCAGGCGGCGACCGCGGGGAGGTCGGCCAGCAGCGGAGCCAGCACCTTCCCGGCGTGCGCGATCGCGTCGTCGTCGACGTCGAGATGGGTGACGATGCGGACCTTCGCCGGGCCCGCGGCGCCGACGAGCACCCCGTCGGCCGCCGCCCGGGCCGCGAACGCACCGGCGTCCGGGACGTCGAGGAGCACCATGTTCGTCTCGGTGCGCTCCGGGTCGACCCGCCCGGGGGCCGCGGCCGCCAGCGTCCGAGCCAGCTCGCCGGCGCGGCGGTGGTCGTCGGCGAGGCGCGCCACGTGGTGGCTCAGCGCGTAGAGGCCCGCGGCGGCGAGCACCCCGGCCTGGCGCATGCCCCCGCCGAGGCGCTTGCGCCACTCCCGGGCCCGTTCGACGTGGTCGGTGTCGCCGACGACGAGCGATCCCACCGGCGCCCCCAGGCCCTTGGACAGGCACACCGACAGCGTCGAGAACATCTCCCCGAGGCGGCGCGGCGGGATGTCCTGGGCGACCGCGGCGTTCCACAGCCGGGCGCCGTCGCAGTGCAGCGCCACCCCGGCGGCGGACGTGATGGCGCGCAGCGCGTCCAGGCGTTCCAGCGGCCACACCAGCCCACCGTCGCGGGCCCGGGTGTTCTCCACCGCCAGCACGCTGGTGCGCACCATGTTGTAGGTGCCCCCGCCCGGGAAGGCCCGCAGCTGCGCCTCGACGGCGGCCAGCTCCAGGGTGTCGGCGAGCCCGGTGAGGGTGCGGGTCTGCACGCCGCCGAGGGCGGCGAGCCCACCCAGCTCGTAGGTCACGATGTGGGCCTCGGTGTCCGCGATGATCTCCGTGCCGACCGGGGCGCCGGCGCGCAGCGCGCAGAAGTTGCCCATCGTGCCGCTCGGGACGAACAGAGCCGCCTGGTGCCCGAGCAGCCCGGCGGCGTGCTCCTCCAGCGCTCGCACGGTCGGGTCCTCGCGGTAGACGTCGTCACCGACCTCGGCCTCGGCCATCGCCAGGCGCATGCCGGGAGTGGGACGGGTCACGGTGTCACTGCGCAGATCGACGCTCACGGCCTCCGACGGTAGCCCCCGCCGCGCCGGCCCGCGACGGCACCCGCCCCCGGCCCGACTGATCGGGCCGGGCCGGGCCGGGGCAGGCTCGGCGCAGGGTCAGGGCGGAGGCGGGGCCGGTCAGGCCGGGGTGACTCCGGAATGGCGGTCCTCGACCACATAGCTGGCGCGGGTCGAGATCGGAGCGCCCGCGGTGGCCACGTAGGGCACCACCCGGAAGTCGCTGCGCCACCGCTGCTCGGTGACGTTCACCCGGACGTAGCCACGCTGGGTGTTCACGAACCTGATGTGCGGGTTCGCGTCCAGCAGGGTCTGCGCCGAGGCGGGCAGGTCGGCGCCGTTGCCGCCGGTGGTGATGGAGGTGCCGACGAACTCGCTGCCCACGGTCGGCGAGTCGACGTCGGCGTAGTCCAGGCGCAGGTCCGCCGCATAGTTCTGATGCCGGTCGCCGGTGATGACGACAAGGTTGCGGACCTTGCGCCGGCGCGCCTCGGCGAGCAGGTTGTCACGTTCGGCGACGTAGCCGTCCCAAGGGTCGTGGTAGACGTTGACGACCTCGCTGGGGTCGAGGTCCGTCTGCACCATGGGAACCTGGTTGCCGATGATCTGCCAGCGGGCCTTCGAACGGCCGAAGCCGTCGTAGAGCCACCTACGCTGCCGGTCGCCGAGCAGGCTGCGGTCGGCGGCGAACCGGTCGGCGCAGGTGGAGCCGCTGCCGTCACCGCAGGGCTGGTCGTCGCGGTACTGCCGGGTGTCGAGCATCGCGATGTCCGCGAGGCGGCCGAAGCTCAGCCTGCGGAACAGCTGGACGTCCGCGCCGTGGGGCAGCTGGGCGCTGCGCAGCGGCATGTTCTCGTACATGGCCTGGAACGCCGCCGCCCGGCGCTGCCGGAAGACCGCCGGGTCCTGGTCGGGCTCGGTGTCGGCCTGCGAGATCTCGTCGGCCCAGTTGTTCTCGACTTCGTGGTCGTCGATTGTCTGGATCCACGGGAAGTTTGCGTGCGCCTTCATCAGTGACGCGTCCGACTTGTACAGC
It includes:
- a CDS encoding class II glutamine amidotransferase; its protein translation is MCRLLGLTSAPDRARATFWLLDAPDSLDVQSHRNPDGTGLGVFAADGTPDVFRQPLAAWEDHDFAAQARHRTSTTFVAHVRHASTGRRTTANTHPFCQQGRLFAHNGVIEGLDRLEARLGSAAMRTVAGDTDSERFFALITTEITNADGDIGRGITAAARWVAENLPVYSINLVLTTPRELWALRYPDTNTLFLLRRGAGGHHGGRPLDHVDAAGTTRVRSSDLATVASAVVASEPMDEHPDWRALRPGELLRVLPGRITTTRIALPDPPAHPLTLADLRPEAAASQTAGRRAEPADSASQAGTR
- a CDS encoding threonine aldolase family protein, which translates into the protein MSVDLRSDTVTRPTPGMRLAMAEAEVGDDVYREDPTVRALEEHAAGLLGHQAALFVPSGTMGNFCALRAGAPVGTEIIADTEAHIVTYELGGLAALGGVQTRTLTGLADTLELAAVEAQLRAFPGGGTYNMVRTSVLAVENTRARDGGLVWPLERLDALRAITSAAGVALHCDGARLWNAAVAQDIPPRRLGEMFSTLSVCLSKGLGAPVGSLVVGDTDHVERAREWRKRLGGGMRQAGVLAAAGLYALSHHVARLADDHRRAGELARTLAAAAPGRVDPERTETNMVLLDVPDAGAFAARAAADGVLVGAAGPAKVRIVTHLDVDDDAIAHAGKVLAPLLADLPAVAA
- a CDS encoding alkaline phosphatase D family protein, whose protein sequence is MVSSFSASRRGFVALGGAGAAAVLLGTGVASASSSYPYPLPGRNPFGLGVGSGEPTPDGVVLWTRLAPEPLAADGAGGMPAVPVRVEYEVARDEKFHSIVKRGSVVATPQLGHSAHPEIRGLEPGRTYYFRFRAGDEISPVGRTKTAPAPGANPRELNFAFASCQQWQVGFYTAYEHMAAEDLDFVVHLGDYIYETGFTSNVRGLTLGAPFDTETFDLPRYRAQYALYKSDASLMKAHANFPWIQTIDDHEVENNWADEISQADTEPDQDPAVFRQRRAAAFQAMYENMPLRSAQLPHGADVQLFRRLSFGRLADIAMLDTRQYRDDQPCGDGSGSTCADRFAADRSLLGDRQRRWLYDGFGRSKARWQIIGNQVPMVQTDLDPSEVVNVYHDPWDGYVAERDNLLAEARRRKVRNLVVITGDRHQNYAADLRLDYADVDSPTVGSEFVGTSITTGGNGADLPASAQTLLDANPHIRFVNTQRGYVRVNVTEQRWRSDFRVVPYVATAGAPISTRASYVVEDRHSGVTPA